Below is a window of Pochonia chlamydosporia 170 chromosome 7, whole genome shotgun sequence DNA.
AGGAATACCCCTAACAGCATTTTTTGTGAAAAAATCATCATATTTCTAACAGGTTTCTAATAGGTCTCAAGAGATCAGCACAATCTAAAGGCTCCAAGGAATCCTAAGCGGGTTAGGATTTTAACAGCTATCAAGCCATCAAGAGAGTCTTACAGTCCCTGTCTTAAAACACCCATCGCAGGCTACAGTATATACCACTGCGTTGCCGTAAATTATGTCACATTTTGCAATATGAACTACCGATCTACGGGCTGTCACCGACGGAGCCTCGGCGCTATACATATTGAATCCTATGGTCTTGTAAGTTGTCAGTATCCGGGTCTACAGGGTAGAATTCTAAACCCCACGAAGTCGCTATCACGCTTGTCCTGACCAGTTGTGCCTGAATCCTTCAAATCAGAATTCCTTACTGCATCAATCAATACAACTTCAACCTATCCTCATCAAAGAACCACCGTCTTCCCCGGATCAAAACCCTCGGCCAAATCAGCGGCATACCCTGCCTGGTTCGTCACAAGCCTCAACAGTCCAACACCGCCGCGACGACCAACCTCAAAATCGCAATTATAATGCGTATGCCCAAATGCCCACACCTTAACCTTGCCACTGACGAAGCAAGGCTCCTTTGACAAGTCAGTGCAGAAGCCGCTCGTGATAAGACTCCTCATATGCTTCGGATCAATCGCACGGGGATCCCGCGAGGGACTCCAATGCGTCAAGATCATGATGCTGACATCCGTTTTCTCCAGCTCAGTCACCTGGTCGTTCAGCCAATTAAGATCCTTCGCATGCATGTCATTGTGGTTGTCTGTAGTCCAGTCCGTAATCTGGGAGAAGTCGTTGACGTGGATACCCATCGTGATATGCTTATCGGGTGGGATGTAGGAGAACAGGCTGCACCCCAGAATGACCACATTTGTACTGGTAGGCGAAGAGTCGTGCGGTCCAGGAGAGCAAACTCCCCGATGTATGTGTCTTGCCGGCATTCATCTTCGAATGTTCGTAGTGTGGAGAGAGTATCATCCCAGTTGGAGTGGTATGCTTCGTGGTTGCCGGGAACGAGTAACACTGCCTTGAATGACTTTAGTTGCAGGCGTAGAAATGCGAGATACTCGGCCGTGTGTGGACCGATGTTGCCGATATCTCCCAGTAGGGCTAGATATGGTGCTTTGGGAACGATTTCGTAGACATGGTAGCACTTTGGTGACTCGAGATGCAGGTCTGAGATGACCTGGATCGACATCGTCAAGGGGGAGGTTAAGATTCGATGCTAATTTGCTGTGTTTGGGGATCTGCAGATTATAAAGGGGATGAAGGCCGTGGTTAGAATTTGGCATGCGTGTTGGCAACGGATCAAAGTTTAAATTAAAAGCACCGGTAAAGGGAGGTCCAAATGGTATTTCCTCCTGTGCTAtaataacattgaacattgaaagcctCGTGTCCGTAGCGTGCGCCCTGGCCGAGTCGCCAGGAACGCCAGGAAGGGACCAGACGGCCAGGCAGTTTCTGGACTAGTATTCGGACTTTAACCCTCTAGCCTTCAGATTCTTAATTACTCTTTCAAGGCTGGTCGTCCCAATCGGCCCAGTCTTAGTGTGTTCTCGTCTTGTCATGGCCCCAATCTAGCGTCGTGACATTCAACTATGAATCAAAAGCACTATACTGTTTCCCATCTAATGACTAACCAAGCAGGCTGTCTCAATTTATTTATTGCATCTTGGGTCATATACAGTCTGTAGTCAAAGGTATTtagacatatccaagtatacactaacacagctcaatatgccaCAGCACACAGCGCGATATacgatacctttccttgttcaaatacttctgaccccccactgtatATTCAACATGCTATACGACATATATCAGCTTCACTCAAGTCCTTCACCGGACAGCCAAAACGACACATTCACCCTACATAATATGAAAGCTGGCGTCATCAAACGGGtcatcaaactcatcccGAATTGATTTCGTCGCCGCTTCCTTTTTGGCTGCATCCTCCACGTCGCCCCAGTATACAAAGTCAACGAGCCCGCTGCGATTCTGTTCCAGCACCCGCGCAGTAGCAACGAGGCactcttcatcatcgcctgCCAAGATACCTACGCCTAGATTTATCCTCTGTCTGTATGTGAGACGGTCGTCTGTGGTACAAACACGGGTGTACACGGGGTTCTTCAAGCGCTTCAGCTCGTCCTCAATCATGTCAAAGTACATCATGAAAGCTATTGTGATCCCGATATAGCTAATGCCAGATAATGGCACACTACCGGAGACGTCACGAAAAACATCCCATTCGACAAAGGAGAGAAGTTCACGATTCGACAATTTTGTTCTTCCCTTGCTGGAGTTCGACCTCGAGGTCGTGGGTTGTTGTATCTTGATGTTGGGTGTAGATTCCTTGAGCTCGTTGAGCACAGACGGCGGCACATCTGGCTGAGAGAGTTTGGACTTATGCAACCTTTCGAGATGACTCGCCATGTCGAGGAGAATTTGCTCGTCCATACCAGAGGCCCTTGCTTTGGCAGTCAACTCGGTATCAGCAAGGCGCTGCCGGCCAGTTTCTGCGTCGACTATTCGCCTCGTCTCACCTAGACGAATCGCGGCAAGCATGGAGTCTATCGGTAAGAGACTGTCTGGGATACGCCCCACATTCCATTGAGCTCTGCGATATACCGCTATATTCGACAGCTGCTTGAAAAGGCCGTTCGCCTGACCATCTGCAATTCCATACATGCCCCTGTCAGACGGGGCGCCTTGGGAGGGAAGGGTGCGGCGACTGCCGGTCTCGCGAACACGGGCAGTGAATGCAGAAATGAAGTCGGAGGTTGGAGCCTTGCCGTTACGAAAGAAAGAAGTTGGGAAAAGCATCTCCAAAGCGTGATACAGGCCTATTGGCCGTTCAATGTAGCCTTTCTGGACAAGCATATTGTGAATATGCACAAGAAGCATAGGCTCAGGCATGGCATCCCATAAAAACATGCTGCTGGAATACGCGATATCAAGACCTTCCGTCAAACCCACGCCGCAGGGAAAAGGGGAGTATTCCCAAAGACCATTCGAATCAGTGGCGGCGAAGCGGGAGGGTGGAATAGTGTTTAACCCATACTGATACTTGCTCTCGCCTAGCCAGTTGATGAAGTCGAACTGGATAGCATCTAGAACCTCATAGAGCACTCTGGGACGGTAAgcactttcttcttcaaggacCTGCTTCAGCATATAAGCTGCTTGAATATAACCCCTCCCAGTGTTCTGGGTCTGGCGGTCCAGGAACAAATCCACATCACGCCTCGGGCGGAACCCAGCAGCCGGAGGTTCCAATACGTGTCCCCGTAGAAAGCTCAGTGACCAACCTCGAGATACAGTCAGCGCGTCGAGAATGCATTGAGGTTGAAATACATGATGCGGAAGGATCCGATGTCGGAAACTAGTTCCCGGCTTCTGCATAGCGAGACCAGTGACGAAGCCAGCAAACTCGTTCAGGCCAAACAGTCGTCGGTGTTGACTCCATGGGCCATTCACTGACCAGTCCGCCCTGGCCAAGTCGTGGGATTCGCCTCGTTGTGTATTCCGTTGCACTACAATGGACGAAAATACATTGACAAGATCATAGAGCCAGTTGATGGCATAGGAACGGCGCCATCAAATGCGATCCTCTTTGCTTGCAAGTTGGAGGTTAAAATGAGGGTCCCAATCCCGAATTTGCGCCAACATTGGCTTCGTGGGCTTTCCGGTGCGAGTCTTTTGGAAATCGGTTATAAAGTCAACCAGGTTGAGATATGCGTGTATGAAGAAATGCTCCTTGACGTCGACATCAGCCTTTTGAGAGACGGATTTGTCAAGTCCGTCGTGGACCGTATGCACTTTCGTGGAGAGAGCTTCGCGGTTCATCTAGCCCACCATGCGTTATAGTTTTGACCGCAGCTTCAAAACTATCGCGGCCTGGAAATTCTAGCAATGTCGAAAACTCTAACTGCTGAATCGAAGCTATGGCGAGATTTGAAATAGTACCAGCGACAGCACTGTTCGTTTCATGGTATGCGACATTGCGCCattgatgctgcagaaatcCGCGAAGGGTGCTCATCTGCCTGAAAAGATCCAAAGCAGCAAAGTAGTAGTCGATCTGCTTGTCGTGGTCTCCTTCTCCCAGAATGCCGTAGTTTTGTAATGGTACATCGCCCAGAGTTGGTCCCTTTGCCCCTTTTCGCTGTTGggtcttcttgttctttgagTGCCGAGCTTTCTTACCCTTGCCAGGACGAGCCTGCCTTTTCTGTCTAGGAGGTCCCTTCTTTTGAAGCTCCAAATCAGATGCATCTTCGACATCGCTGGGTTGATCTTGCTCGGCACCTTGGGGATGTGAGACGGAGAGAGTGCTGAATTTATTTGCAAAAATAATTGATTCGACGTCATCGCCGTGGTCGATTATCTCTTTGTCAACCGCTTCTTTGTCATCCTGCCAGCGATTACCACCCAAGATGTCAAATGCGTCTGTTAGGGCACCAATAAAGTGCTTGTGTGTTGAGTTATTTTTCTCGATAGCCGCGTCATTCTTGGTAGCCGCAAGCTGTAGGTAAGCTTGGTGGGCGGCAGATCTAGCTTTTATTATTGACTTGAACAGGAGATAGATTGGCGATGGGATCGAGTCACAGTGTTTTGCAATGactttggccatggacaCAAACCCTGCCACTGTGGTTTGCCCAGTCGTGTTTGCTGCGAggttggcatcatcatgccCGTTGGGAGGGTTGGCATTCAGAAGAGCGTTAAAATTGTTAATGATCCAGTAAAGTAGATAACTGGTGTTCTGCTTATACTCTTGGTATGAGCTACGGAACGGCATGATGGAGCCGGGGACCAAGTCGGTGCTGGTGCCTGACATCAAAGTTCGCAGGGACATGGGAGCTTGGGTTGAAGCAGCGGATGGGTCTCGTCACACTGGGACCTGATTGGGCGGCTGATGCAACTACGGACGACATGCAGCTTTTCGTGGGGAGGGGGacaagcatcaattgatggtggcatttcCGCGAGTCTCTTGATCAAATAATGCATCAGATCCAGTACGGCCGTACCTGACATTCACGGTCCCTTATGCCCTTATGTGTTCAATGCTCTGCATTGGGACCTTCCTGATCACAGTCGCGCGGAATGGACGCAATGGCTCTGGTATCGAGGAGAAAAACAACTGCAGAGTTCAACTACCAGAGTTGACGTCTTGAGCTTGTAattggattcaatgttctctcAATGTTCTGACCGGGTCCAGTCTGCACCTGCCAACAGACAATGCAGGCACTGGGGGTCGAATAagcgaccagacatcaacaGTCTCGCTTCCAAGTTGCCTGAGACTTGACTGCCTGCTTGTGCATTTgctgtggtctggttggtcgGCTGCGCCCCGAACGGTTCCCTGTCTCGCCAAAAACACGGGATATAATGGGCCTTGCAGCTGCTTAGTTGCGCCACCTTTGGGCCAGACCGTTCTTCAGGCTGTCGTTCGATGTCATCAATTCTTGATGAACCTTTCTCTTCCATCCGTAACTCGTTTATGCACAGACCGCTTCGGCACGGGCTGATCAGCTCGCTTCCAAGGTGCCAGAGAATGATCTCTCCTACTCATCTCGCTCGACAAAGTTGGTTGCTGGCTGCAGCCGGTGCCCATGATTGAATAGCTTCTCGGATCATGGCGTTGTTGCATCGCGCTGCAGTAGCACTAGTGCTCCTTGTCTTCGCAACTTCAGATTGTGTCGTGGCTCATAATCGATATCCGCCAAAGCCGGTTGACCTGACCACGCCTGTTCAACAACACATCGCCATACATGGCCCGAATGGTATGTAGAGCACAGACTTGTCGCTCTAGACGCATGTAACTCACTCTTACTAGAGGTCTCTGTCGCCTGGGGTACATATAAGCGTCTGAGCGAACCATGCGTTGAATTTGGGACCAGTAACGACACCCTAACGAGGCGGGCATGCTCGAAGACATCTGTGACATATCCAACATCGCGCACATGGTTCAACTCGGTCATTTTGGACGGCTTGACGCCTGCGACGACATACTATTACAAGATTGTGTCTACAAACTCCAGTGTCGATCAATTCATGAGCCCACGAATAGCAGGCGATACAACGCCGTTTGCCATGAATGTTGTCATTGACCTTGGTGTCTACGGCGCTGATGGCTACACCACCGACAAGAGAGACCTCATCCCGACCATTGAGCCTTCTCTGAACCACTCAACCATTGGCAGACTTGCCACCACAATTAATGATTACGAATTCATCATTCATCCCGGCGACTTTGCATACGCCGACAAGTGGTATGAGAACCCGAAAAATCGAGAAGACGGGGAAGCTGCATATACGTCGATTCTAGAGCAGTTTTACCAGCAGCTGGCTCCAATTGCAAGTCGCAAACCGTACATGGCTAGCCCCGGCAACCATGAAGCCGGATGCGACATTACTCGTCACATAGAGGGAGACTGCCCTACGGGCCAGAGCAACTTTACTGACTTCATGAATCGATTTGGCCCTGTTGCCCCTACGGCGTTTGCGTCGTCATCGTACAATGCTACTGCGAAGTCGAAAGCTGCCACGGCACAGAGGCTGGCTAGGCCGCCGTTTTGGTACTCTTTCGAATACGGTATGGCCCATGTTGTCATGTTCAACACGGAGACTGATTTCTTCAAGGCTCCAGAGGGAATTGGCGGCTGGACCGGTGACGACTCGGGACCGTTTGGCTTTCCAAACCAGCAACTGGACTTTCTGGAAGCCGACCTGGCATCTGTGGATCGTACAGTGACGCCCTGGTTGATTGTCGCCGCCCACCGGCCATGGTACACTACTGGTGGGGGAGAAGTCTGTCGACCTTGTAAACAGGCGTTTGAACCCGTATTTGCCAAGTACGGTGTagacttggccatctttgGGCATGTACACAACTCGCAGCGTTTCGTACCCGTCAATGACAGCGTCGCCGATCCAAAAGGGATGAACAACCCCACTGCGCCAATGTACATCGTTGCGGGCGGAGCaggaaacattgaaggacTGAAACATATCGGCAAAAATGTGTCGTATAATGCGTTTGCATATGCGGAAGACTTTAGTTTCGCAACGATAAAATTTAAGGATAAACAGCATTTGCAGGTTGACTTTATTAGGTCTCGGACGGGAGAAGTTATAGACACGAGTGTGTTGTACAAGGAGCATGCGCAACAGTTTACACTGGTAGATGGGAAGCCTAGTTCATCGGGAAGCAGGCTGGGTGCCTTTTTGGCGATTATTGTTCTTGCATTTGCTGTGGCTATTTGATATCACGACTTTATGTATACTCTTTAGCGATCATTTCTTTCCGCATTATCAAGAAAGACATTATTTAGCAGAGTCTCGATGTATGTTTCGTGCAAATCGACAGCAACCCTTGGTGCAATAACAAACCCACTGAGACGTTAAGGGGTATCAATGGTGGGACTGACGGGTTTCATAACCCGCGCGTCTACAATTAAGAGTCCGGTATCTTGGTGAAGCGTTATGAGCCAAGGGGGTTTGCATTGGCCTCAACTGGTAATGATGGGTCAGTTTTCCGTCATATACGCTCAACGACGTCAGACTAATGCGAACATCACCTTGCCTGCTCCAGTCGAACGAGGTTTTATGCAGCATCAACGCATACATCCTGCGCGATGCATGCGGGGACATTGACCCAACTCGTTCTGCTTTTCTCCAAGCGTAGCTGAATTCATGCCATGGAGTCATCGCGATCGACAGCATACAAACGCCAAGTATGAAAATGCAAACCAGCATAGAACGGAGTGTACTCATGCGGCCATTTCTTAGCGCTCGAGGCACAGGGATACAGTAAAAAGGTATACGCGTTGCGGGCCATCGTTCGAGGACATCTAGGACGGGGAGGACGAATGTTCGACGGCAAATCGAATACGTTCAAGGACCATATTCTCAAGTCATCCGTGATCTCAGGCAATCCTGCTCATCCATCGGCAATGTTCACCTCCTCTCGGCCAGTCACCAATTTGATTGGAGTTTCAGTCGTGAGAACGTCGATATGGTCGCAGGTAACGTACACACGCAGCTTGCCGAATTCACTGGCAAGCAACCGCAATTCGAAGTCCATAGAAATTTGTATTGTAACAGGTTTGGGGTCGGTGCCGGTCATTTCGCATGTCGGTCATGCAtcggcaacatggcatcGTTGGATAGTCTCCCAAACCGGGAACCGGTACGCATCGTATTCATTGTGTTCGTCATCGAGTGTCGATTGATAGTTCCTGCCCTTTCTGAACAAGTTACTGCAATGCGCCCGTGCCAAGAAATTGTAGCCGCACAAAATCCGTTCCATCACACTGTGGCGTGAGGAGGATCATCAGTGGCATCCCAGAAACTCCTTGGCACTGCTTGGCGTGCGTACAAGGCGCAATCCGCCAAGTCCCACCGAGTCAGGGCAGAATGAACAGAAATAGCACATCATTCAGTATCTAGTCGATTTGGGCAGGAGGAAAGAAAATGCCAAGACGGTTCGCGCCCCGAGCCGATCGATCAATGCGACTCCTTGGCGTTTCACGGATTCGCCAAAAACAAGGATTGCCGCACACCCAGCATTTTTAATACAGTCTCTTCACCCCCTGGCGGACCTGACGCCCTATGTCAATGAGGCTCTTGCATCTCCATCCGCATGTCAAGATAAACTTGTCAAAGGGCGTGGAATCGGTCGCGGATGGAGATTAACATCGATGGCGTATCCGCCACTAGACGACTGTGGGCCAATAGATGGACTCCGTTTAGACAAGGACCACGAAGCCGACACCATATCGAATCGAATATTTTCTATTGGATGAGTTTGTTTGTACGACATGTCATGTTCACTTCGACGTTTTCTGTTCTTTAAAATAAGAAATGTAAATTTATACAGACTTGTTTGAAGATCTACCGAGCGGCTGTAAGTAAGGAAGCTTGCAGATGAGGACCCAGCCATACTCGAATTAACACTCTGACCAACTCGCCAACTAGAACATCTTGTGGACGAAGCGTTTCCACGTGGGCATGGCAGCCACCCTGGCTCTATAAGCCTTGATTTCGTCCCAGTCCAACTCGCGGCGACCGGTGTCAACATCGATCTGGGGAGTACGCAGCCAACCCTCACGCTTCCAGAGGTAGCCGATGGcccagaagaagagaatgacGGGAGCGGCAAGATACTGCTGGAAGAAGCTCTTGGCAGTGCCCATACCGGACTCTCCAGGAGGggcgacaatggcagagtAGAACTATCAGGTGTTAGCAGATGAACCCCAGACTTTGTGGAAGAGCCGCGAGGGAAGAAACTAACCTGTGCCATCAAGACAATCACGCAGAGGAAGAGACCCAGCCAAGAGCCGTAGACTCCACCGGCAGCTCGGAAAGGAATCTCGTCCAGGGTGTGACCGTGGTATTTCCAGGCCTTACGGAATCGAATGTGAGCTACACAGACAGAGCCCCAAGTAAAGAGAGTGGCGAGACCAGAAATAGAGAGCAACCACGTGAAGACGACGGGACCGGTGGCGCTAAGACTGACAAAGGCAATAAGACCAAAGAGAATAATGATAATGACAGAGAACAGAGGTCGGCCCGATTTGTCAATGTATGTGAAGATCTTGGGCGCATATCTCTGCTGCGCAAGGGCAGTAAGAGTTCGAGAGCCTCCATAAACGGCGGAGACACTGATGGACATGACGGAGATAAGGATGACCAGATTCATAAAGTGGTCGAATCCGTTAAGACCAGCGTATTTACCAACGAGCACAAAAGGCGATGCCTTGGGGTCATTGTAAGCACCGGCATTCAGCAACGCTGGGTCAGAGTCATCGATAAGCAGgccgacgaagaagagaccCAGGATATAGAAGAGGGTGATTCGCCAGAAGACCTGTTTGATGGCGCTGGGCATAGTCTTGACGGGATTGCTAGACTCTGCTGCAGCAAGACCGACAAGTTCAGTACCGGAAAAGGAGAACGCAGCCGTGACGAAGACGGAGCAGAATCCCTTGAAGCCGTTCTTAAAGGCACCTGGGTTGTACCAGTAGCGGGCACCCCA
It encodes the following:
- a CDS encoding acid phosphatase (similar to Neosartorya fischeri NRRL 181 XP_001262712.1); translation: MALLHRAAVALVLLVFATSDCVVAHNRYPPKPVDLTTPVQQHIAIHGPNEVSVAWGTYKRLSEPCVEFGTSNDTLTRRACSKTSVTYPTSRTWFNSVILDGLTPATTYYYKIVSTNSSVDQFMSPRIAGDTTPFAMNVVIDLGVYGADGYTTDKRDLIPTIEPSLNHSTIGRLATTINDYEFIIHPGDFAYADKWYENPKNREDGEAAYTSILEQFYQQLAPIASRKPYMASPGNHEAGCDITRHIEGDCPTGQSNFTDFMNRFGPVAPTAFASSSYNATAKSKAATAQRLARPPFWYSFEYGMAHVVMFNTETDFFKAPEGIGGWTGDDSGPFGFPNQQLDFLEADLASVDRTVTPWLIVAAHRPWYTTGGGEVCRPCKQAFEPVFAKYGVDLAIFGHVHNSQRFVPVNDSVADPKGMNNPTAPMYIVAGGAGNIEGLKHIGKNVSYNAFAYAEDFSFATIKFKDKQHLQVDFIRSRTGEVIDTSVLYKEHAQQFTLVDGKPSSSGSRLGAFLAIIVLAFAVAI
- a CDS encoding general amino-acid permease GAP1 (similar to Aspergillus terreus NIH2624 XP_001213488.1), with the protein product MSDTHKEVEAGPFSDAEKGHTQAPLEGTTTIMTKESTICEPHPDFMTRNGLNLESFKKQHYGWGIVELERPIRARHLNMIAIGGSIGAGFFVGSGGALANGGPGSLFVDFLIIGVMMFNVVHALGELAIMYPVSGSFYTYSARFIDPSWGFAMGWNYVLQWASVLPLELTVCGISIQYWNADISVGVWIAVFLVVIIIINIFGALGYAEEEFWASLFKLIAIVVFMIIALVLVCGGGPSGGRYDEYWGARYWYNPGAFKNGFKGFCSVFVTAAFSFSGTELVGLAAAESSNPVKTMPSAIKQVFWRITLFYILGLFFVGLLIDDSDPALLNAGAYNDPKASPFVLVGKYAGLNGFDHFMNLVILISVMSISVSAVYGGSRTLTALAQQRYAPKIFTYIDKSGRPLFSVIIIILFGLIAFVSLSATGPVVFTWLLSISGLATLFTWGSVCVAHIRFRKAWKYHGHTLDEIPFRAAGGVYGSWLGLFLCVIVLMAQFYSAIVAPPGESGMGTAKSFFQQYLAAPVILFFWAIGYLWKREGWLRTPQIDVDTGRRELDWDEIKAYRARVAAMPTWKRFVHKMF
- a CDS encoding Ser/Thr protein phosphatase superfamily (similar to Metarhizium acridum CQMa 102 XP_007810795.1), with protein sequence MSIQVISDLHLESPKCYHVYEIVPKAPYLALLGDIGNIGPHTAEYLAFLRLQLKSFKAVLLVPGNHEAYHSNWDDTLSTLRTFEDECRQDTYIGEFALLDRTTLRLPHITMGIHVNDFSQITDWTTDNHNDMHAKDLNWLNDQVTELEKTDVSIMILTHWSPSRDPRAIDPKHMRSLITSGFCTDLSKEPCFVSGKVKVWAFGHTHYNCDFEVGRRGGVGLLRLVTNQAGYAADLAEGFDPGKTVVL